The Halorussus gelatinilyticus genome contains the following window.
CGGTTCTTCGAGGCGTTGGGGGACATCGGATTCGAGACGAAGATAAAGGAACTCAAGACGTTCGGCGACGGGTCGAAGAAGGCCGACTGGGACGTGGGCATGAGTCTGGACGCGGTGACGCTGGCCAACCACGTCGATACGGTCATCCTCTGTACGGGCGACGGCGACTTCTCGCGGCTCTGCTCGCATCTCCGCCACGAGGGCGTCCGGACGGAGGTCACGAGTTTCGCGGAATCGACGTCCGAAGAACTCACCGAGGCCGCAGACGCCTTTATCGACATGTCCGAGCGGCCGGACACCTTC
Protein-coding sequences here:
- a CDS encoding LabA-like NYN domain-containing protein; amino-acid sequence: MTEIHPHQRVAVLADAQNLYHTAQSVYSRNIDYSALLEKSVQDRELTRAIAYVIQADSPDEERFFEALGDIGFETKIKELKTFGDGSKKADWDVGMSLDAVTLANHVDTVILCTGDGDFSRLCSHLRHEGVRTEVTSFAESTSEELTEAADAFIDMSERPDTFLL